The proteins below are encoded in one region of Helianthus annuus cultivar XRQ/B chromosome 2, HanXRQr2.0-SUNRISE, whole genome shotgun sequence:
- the LOC110890722 gene encoding uncharacterized protein LOC110890722: MNVYHLPAYATPNISSNLFHSSTKVKDNTISSKYEVLLQASQPQSCVEEREKMMYVLQQKRNNRGCHPASTSDSVERIPFSNTSSASNTNVERRNVYHLPTYATSDISSNVCHSSTKEKRNVHHTPFGSTKQTSYFVERTPLSDITNCGISKIELAMSDEMLADSVVKKIDRISKDYIDHGDAIFVCSKCDAMLWDDEMLRGNKKRKRTSYSLCYSNGDVELPPLLTPPPLLRHLYKSHTSQCHNFMNNIRAYNMMFSFTSLGGKVDKSYQRESKTTRNNQLDSTTIKGLKDMLDSCNPLVQSFRMVRDCFQENEWQDVSLKLIGTRDKDGRVHNLPTASEISALITSDFDGAFDKRDIVVRKKSGVLQRISELHPSYLALQYPLIFPYVEDGYRVGIKHKGIAVDNEVLRTNLTIRELFSYKIQDRQNQFSLLLNAKKLFQQFLVDGYMMIESARLNYIRSQQPKLRTQSLKNLNATIESGENNASSCGKPILLPSSFTGGSRYMMQKYLDAMAICKSVGYPDLFITVICNPNWPEIYRYSHDKALNAEDRPDIISRLFKCKLDHLIKDFKKDKFFGDIQAVMYIMEFQLRGLPHAHICLFLSAESKFPSASDIDRVISAEIPDKERDPELYELVKQFMIHGPSGTDNPLCPCMVQQKCSKKFPKKYVDETCVDSEGYPVYRRRQTSNTVIKNGVAFDNRFVVPYNALLLRKYQCHVNIEWCNQSGSIKYLFKYINKGPDRVTASVFQANGTNNDTEQNVVVDEIKAYLNCRYISAWRIFMYDIHYRYPVVEVLPFHCEDGHSIVYNDHDNLCDIVTNPTVKMTMFTEWMNCNKVDEFSRTLRILLNHIKGPTYFEDIKTVDGQVFETFKDACFARGLLDDDKEYVNAVKEASTWSTGDFLRTFFVMLLLSNSISRPGVFGSETKSLLCEDILYQQRKITDIAGNIWIFNKKNLKIYVYLKIEKLLLINGSTVRNFYDMPSVPNNYVSSSNNRLIMKELSYDRLALQREHDGYVKCLTAEQERIYKIVMEVIEKGDGGVFFVYGYGGTGKTFL; encoded by the exons ATGAATGTGTATCATCTTCCTGCTTATGCTACTCCAAATATTAGTAGTAATTTGTTTCACTCATCTACAAAAGTAAAAG ATAACACAATTTCAAGTAAGTATGAAGTGCTCCTTCAAGCAAGTCAACCTCAAAGTTGTgttgaagaaagagaaaaaatgATGTATGTTCTTCAACAAAAGAGAAACAACAGAGGTTGTCATCCTGCATCAACATCTGATTCTGTTGAAAGGATTCCATTTTCAAACACTTCAAGTG CTTCAAATACCAATGTCGAAAGAAGGAATGTGTATCACCTTCCTACTTATGCTACCTCAGATATTAGTAGTAATGTGTGCCACTCATCTACAAAAGAAAAAAG GAATGTACATCACACTCCTTTTGGAAGTACTAAGCAAACATCCTATTTTGTTGAGAGGACTCCATTATCAGATATTACAAATT GTGGAATATCTAAAATTGAATTAGCAATGAGTGATGAGATGTTAGCAGATTCTGTGGTTAAGAAGATTGATAGAATTTCTAAAG ATTATATTGATCATGGAGATGCCATCTTTGTGTGTTCTAAATGTGATGCAATGTTATGGGATGATGAAATGCTTAGGGGAAATAAAAAACGTAAGAGAACATCCTATTCTCTTTGTTATTCAAATGGAGATGTTGAGCTACCACCACTGCTTACACCTCCTCCATTACTACGTCATTTATATAAAAGTCATACCTCACAGTGTCACAATTTCATGAATAATATTCGAGCATATAACATGATGTTTTCCTTCACATCTCTTGGTGGGAAGGTTGACAAAAGTTATCAGAGAG AATCCAAAACTACAAGAAACAACCAGCTTGATAGTACAACCATCAAAGGTCTTAAAGATATGTTGGATTCTTGCAATCCTCTTGTCCAGTCCTTCAGAATGGTAAGAGATTGTTTTCAAGAAAATGAGTGGCAAGATGTAAGCTTGAAGCTTATTGGAACAAGAGATAAGGATGGAAGAGTTCATAATTTGCCAACAGCATCAGAAATTTCTGCGTTAATAACTAGTGATTTTGATGGAGCATTTGATAAACGGGATATTGTTGTTAGAAAGAAGTCTGGTGTTCTTCAAAGAATTAGTGAGCTTCATCCCTCTTACCTTGCTTTGCAATATCCACTTATTTTCCCATATGTAGAAGATGGTTATAGAGTTGGTATTAAACATAAAGGGATTGCGGTTGATAATGAGGTACTTAGAACCAACCTTACAATTAGAGAATTATTTTCTTACAAAATTCAAGATAGACAGAATCAGTTTTCATTGTTACTTAATGCGAAAAAGCTATTTCAGCAGTTTTTGGTTGATGGATACATGATGATAGAATCTGCCAGATTGAATTATATAAGGTCACAACAACCTAAACTTAGAACGCAAAGTCTTAAGAACTTGAATGCTACTATTGAAAGTGGAGAGAATAATGCCTCAAGTTGTGGTAAACCTATACTTTTACCTTCATCATTTACTGGTGGTTCTAGATATATGATGCAAAAGTACTTAGATGCTATGGCAATTTGCAAGTCTGTTGGATATCCCGATTTATTCATAACGGTGATTTGTAATCCAAACTGGCCTGAGATTTACAGGTATTCACACGATAAAGCTCTTAATGCTGAAGACAGGCCAGATATTATCTCTAGATTATTCAAGTGTAAATTGGATCATCTTATAAAAGATTTCAAGAAAGATAAATTCTTTGGTGATATACAAGCAG TTATGTATATAATGGAATTTCAGCTACGTGGACTCCCACATGCTCACATATGTTTGTTCTTGAGTGCTGAAAGCAAATTTCCATCTGCATCTGATATTGATCGTGTTATTAGTGCTGAGATACCAGATAAAGAAAGAGATCCTGAATTATATGAGCTTGTCAAGCAATTTATGATTCATGGACCATCTGGTACAGACAACCCACTTTGTCCATGTATGGTTCAGCAAAAATGTTCTAAAAAATTTCCCAAAAAATATGTAGATGAGACTTGTGTTGATTCTGAAGGATATCCCGTCTATCGTCGTCGTCAAACAAGTAATACAGTAATAAAGAATGGTGTGGCATTTGATAATAGATTTGTAGTTCCTTACAATGCTCTCCTGCTCAGAAAGTATCAGTGCCATGTTAACATTGAATGGTGCAACCAGTCAGGTTCtatcaaatatttgtttaaatatattaATAAGGGGCCTGATAGAGTCACGGCTTCTGTTTTTCAAGCCAATGGCACCAACAATGATACGGAACAAAATGTAGTTGTAGATGAGATAAAAGCATACCTTAATTGTAGATATATCTCTGCTTGGAGAATATTCATGTATGATATACATTATAGATATCCAGTTGTTGAAGTATTACCGTTTCATTGTGAAGATGGTCATAGTATTGTGTATAACGATCATGATAATTTGTGTGATATTGTTACTAATCCAACTGTGAAAATGACAATGTTCACAGAGTGGATGAATTGTAACAAAGTCGATGAATTTTCCAGGACATTGAG gattttattgaatcatattaAGGGACCAACCTATTTTGAAGATATAAAAACAGTTGATGGACAGGTTTTTGAAACATTTAAAGATGCATGTTTTGCACGGGGACTGTTGGATGATGATAAGGAATATGTTAATGCTGTCAAAGAAGCTAGCACATGGTCAACCGGAGATTTCTTGAGGACTTTTTTTGTAATGTTGTTGCTGTCAAATTCGATATCTCGTCCTGGTGTTTTTGGGTCAGAAACGAAGTCCCTGTTATGTGAAGACATTCTGTATCAGCAACGAAAGATAACCGATATTGCAGGTAAT ATTTGGATCTTCAACAAGAAGAACTTGAAAATATATGTCTATCTAAAAATTGAAAAGTTGCTACTTATCAATGGAAGTACAGTGAGAAATTTTTATGATATGCCAAGTGTTCCGAATAATTATGTTTCATCGTCGAACAATCGATTGATAATGAAAGAACTCTCGTATGACAGATTAGCTCTTCAAAGGGAACATGATGGTTATGTAAAGTGTTTAACTGCCGAACAGGAAAGGATATATAAAATTGTTATGGAAGTGATTGAAAAAGGTGATGGAGGTGTGTTTTTTGTGTATGGTTATGGTGGAACTGGAAAGACGTTTCTTTAG